Proteins encoded in a region of the Pseudomonas sp. PDNC002 genome:
- the alr gene encoding alanine racemase, with protein MRPLVAYVDLAAIRHNYAVAKRCAPGREAFAVVKANAYGHGAREVVSCLHDEADGFAVACLEEAAEVRALHAGARILLLEGCFEPAEYLIAAQLRLDVAVQGPEQAKALLAAQLPTTLNVWMKLDSGMHRLGFSADALRDWHPRLRQAPQVAELNLMSHFANADVRGDELTEDQVACFLSMLDLDFDQRSLANSAAVLTIPAAHMDWVRPGIMLYGATPFADIGAAELGLRPAMSLEAQLIAVRNVEIGDSVGYGATWVAERPSRIGTVSCGYADGYPRHAPAGTPVLVEGQRVPLAGRVSMDMLAVDLTDLPNAAVGDRVELWGVNLPVDEVAAHAGTIGYELLTKVTARVPRRYRS; from the coding sequence ATGCGCCCGCTCGTCGCTTACGTCGATCTAGCCGCCATTCGCCACAACTACGCCGTCGCCAAGCGCTGCGCGCCCGGGCGCGAGGCCTTTGCGGTGGTCAAGGCGAACGCCTACGGGCACGGTGCGCGGGAAGTGGTGAGCTGCCTGCACGACGAGGCCGACGGCTTCGCGGTGGCCTGTCTGGAGGAGGCCGCCGAGGTGCGCGCCCTGCACGCCGGCGCGCGCATCCTGCTATTGGAAGGCTGTTTCGAGCCGGCGGAATACCTGATTGCCGCCCAACTGCGCCTGGACGTGGCAGTGCAGGGGCCGGAGCAGGCCAAGGCGCTGCTCGCCGCGCAACTGCCGACGACGCTGAACGTGTGGATGAAGCTGGATTCGGGAATGCACCGCCTGGGCTTCTCGGCGGATGCGCTGCGTGACTGGCATCCGCGCCTGCGTCAGGCGCCGCAGGTGGCCGAGCTGAACCTGATGAGCCACTTCGCCAACGCCGATGTGCGCGGCGACGAGCTGACCGAAGACCAGGTGGCCTGCTTCCTCAGCATGCTGGATCTGGATTTCGACCAGCGCTCGCTGGCCAACTCGGCCGCCGTCCTGACTATTCCTGCCGCGCATATGGACTGGGTTCGCCCCGGCATCATGCTCTATGGCGCCACGCCCTTCGCCGACATCGGCGCTGCCGAACTGGGTCTGCGCCCGGCCATGAGCCTTGAGGCCCAGCTGATCGCCGTGCGCAATGTGGAGATCGGCGACAGCGTCGGTTACGGCGCCACCTGGGTGGCCGAGCGACCATCGCGTATCGGTACGGTGAGCTGCGGTTATGCGGATGGTTATCCGCGCCATGCGCCGGCCGGTACGCCGGTCCTGGTCGAGGGCCAGCGCGTGCCCCTGGCCGGGCGCGTCTCGATGGACATGCTGGCGGTGGATCTCACCGACCTGCCGAATGCCGCCGTGGGCGATCGCGTCGAGCTGTGGGGCGTCAACTTGCCAGTGGATGAGGTGGCAGCCCATGCGGGGACCATTGGCTACGAGCTGCTGACCAAGGTCACCGCCCGCGTGCCGCGCCGCTATCGCAGCTGA